TGGGAGACGAATCCCGCTCCCGCGCCCTGTGGGATGAAGCCCGGCGGCACATGTAGTTTTTGCGGATACTGTATTTGAAGACGTGATACCCATGAGCACTATTGAACAGCGCACCGAGGAACGACTGCCCCTGGAGATGGCCATTCTGCCTTTTCTGGGTTCCAGGGAAGAGGACTATCAGCCTTTTCAGTATATTATCCAGGATTTCAGTCAGAACGGCGTACGCATCGCCATCCCTTCCTGGCTTCAGAGCCGGGAAAAACTGTACCGGGGAGACAGGGTAAACCTGCATCTGCCGTACAAGTTCCAGGGACAGAGCAGAAACCAGGGCAGCGTGGCCTGGGAGACCTGGGAAGACCAGGCCGCAGCCCAGGTCTGTGGTGTGGCCCTGGACAAAAGCTTTCCCGAAACATATCCGGTGTTCATCTCTCTGGAGACCAGGGAACTGGTCATCGGGCTGGAAAATTTTGAGGATGAAGCCAGTCTCTTGCTTCTGGTCTTAAAAGACATCGCCATGCTCAAAAGAGGCATGCTCATTTACCTGGAACACCTGGCCACTTACTTCACCAGGGTCTCCGAATTCTCCAGGGAGGAATA
Above is a window of Desulfonatronospira thiodismutans ASO3-1 DNA encoding:
- a CDS encoding PilZ domain-containing protein produces the protein MSTIEQRTEERLPLEMAILPFLGSREEDYQPFQYIIQDFSQNGVRIAIPSWLQSREKLYRGDRVNLHLPYKFQGQSRNQGSVAWETWEDQAAAQVCGVALDKSFPETYPVFISLETRELVIGLENFEDEASLLLLVLKDIAMLKRGMLIYLEHLATYFTRVSEFSREEYALFRRMIINDIKTGMQKNHDYLSSLYSKALSLHSRNQDIMEILDIDELRQSVQSEIYVDLFSSVLSIETINMYLMALKTLEKKSYNNYNTLVMLYLNSL